In Lactiplantibacillus pentosus, the sequence GATGTTCAGACGACCCGTGAACAGACCAAAGCCATCGTTAACGGTGATTCGACGATGAACGTCTCACCTGAAGACCAAGCCATCGTCCTGCGACTTAAACGGGGCCTGACATACATTATCGAACACGATGGCCCCTATCAGCTTCAAACTTCACTTGCCATTAACGGCATCGTTGCCCAAGACGAAGCGCTCGATTGGGGCACGCTACGAACTGGACAGATTCAAATCGGTGGTGTCCGACTTTGGTCCCGCCAATTCCGGTTCAAGCAACGGTCGAAGCACAAATCACGCGTATTTTAGCCAGCCACACGAGTCTCACCTATCGCGCCCTGTTACTCATGTTTAACATCATGCGCGCCCAGCTGTTTTGGGACGGCAATAAACGGACTGCGTTTCTAACTGCTAATTATCTCATGTCGCATGCCGGTGTGGGACTGGTCTACGTTACCGAGAACCAACTAACCACTTTCCATCAGTTGCTGAGTGCCTATTATGAAGCTGGTGCAGGGTCGGCACTCACGAAGCTGATTCAGTGGACGGCTGAAAATTGTATTCATGGTCCTTCGACATTAAAATCCTAGGAATATCAGCGTAACCGTTTACTCGGGCACAGCGCGTTAACTTTTGCACGTCGTTTTTGACTTGAACATGACCTTACCACCTCATCAGCCATCACGATTCACCATTCAGCGATGGACCTGTTCATCCAACTCGCCGCGCCCAAAAAACAATGGTCACTACCATTTTCAAACACCAAAAGCGCCGTACAGACAACGATTTGTTGACAGTGTACGACGCTTTTAATCAAATTTAGAAATACTCAGTGTCCCGAATTCAGTAATTATCGCTTCATCCGCCTCAATCCCGTTCCTCAGCAT encodes:
- a CDS encoding Fic family protein, yielding MVPPIPVQATVEAQITRILASHTSLTYRALLLMFNIMRAQLFWDGNKRTAFLTANYLMSHAGVGLVYVTENQLTTFHQLLSAYYEAGAGSALTKLIQWTAENCIHGPSTLKS